In Microcoleus sp. FACHB-672, the genomic stretch CAATGGTTTAATTGCTGAAGCTTGGATGAAAGCAAAAAATCATCAAATAAAAGGTATTAAAGCAAATATTTTAGTTTATTTATTGCCGATTAGCCTTTGTTTATTCCTGCATCTTTTAGGATTTTTCCTCTACAGCCGGCCACTGGCACAACCCCCAGTAGATGCCTTAAAAGTTGGGATTATTCAAGGCAATATTCCCAATACAATTAAACTCTACCAAGAAGGGTGGCTTCGTGCCATTGAAGGCTATACCACCGGCTATCGAACGTTAGCCGATCAAGGAGTAGACGCTATTCTCACACCAGAAACCGCGTTGCCGGTACACTGGTCAGAATCTAACTGGATTCGAGATGCCTTTTATCAGGCAATTTTAGATAAAAATGTGCCGGCATGGGTGGGAGCATTTGGGGAAAAAGGACGCAGCTATACCAATAGTTTGTTTACGGTAACTGGCACAGGGGAAACCTTCAGTCGCTACGATAAAATTAAGTTAGTTCCCTTGGGGGAATTCATTCCCTTTGAAGAGTTTCTAGGACGTTTAATTGATCGGCTTTCACCGTTAGACGCTCATCTGGCTGCCGGTTTATCGAATCAAGTATTTGATACGCCTTTTGGGCGTGCAATTGTGGGGATTTGCTATGAATCGGCTTTTTCCTCTCATTTTCAGCGTCAGGCAGCCTTAGGTGGGCAGTTTATCCTCACAGCCTCTAATAACGCCCACTACAGCCCATCCATGCCGGCACAGCATCACGCCCAAGACGTGATGCGGGCAATTGAAACGGATCGGTGGGCTGTCAGAGCCACGAATACGGGCTATTCTGGCATTGTCGATCCCCACGGCAAAACTGTATGGCTATCGGGAATTAATACTTACGAGGTTCATGCAGCTACGATTTACCGCCGGCGCACTCAGACGCTTTATGTGCAATGGGGAGATTGGCTAACACCGGCACTGTTGGCACTCATTGCAATTGCCAGCTTTTTTGACTTTCGCACCCGGATGAGCGCCGGTTCTTAACTTTGGTGAAAAGCAGCGGATGTAAAAATATTCCGAATCTCCCGTCTTCTTGTTAAAGGTGATTTGAGCCAGCTTGAAATAACCCGCTTGAGGCGTGCGTTTTTCATCAATGGCCCACTACAGTCGTTCGTTTAGCTTGGCTCACCAAAAAACCGGCAGATTGAAAGAAAGCCGGCTAAAACTGAGGACGCTAATAGGGCAAAGGTTTTCGCCTATTTTTGACTCGTCAAACCCAGAAAGATAAGTTTAAATGGGAAAAGACGGGGAATACTAAATAGTAACGGCGACTTAAGCGGCTCACAAGTGCGGTGAAGCTAAAAAAAAATAGTCATGGTCAAATTTTCTCGATTCGGGGTAGCACAGATTTTTTTAGCAGCCGCACTGGCGGTGATCGGTGTGGGTTGTAATGACGGCGAGCCTTCCAGCAGCTCAAACACCAATACGGCGCAAAGCACACCGGCACCGGCTCCGAGTGCAGCACCGGCAAGTCCAAAGCCGGCAGCAAAGCCAGCACAGAAGCCGGTGAATCCACCCCTTAGTGACGGCGCTGCTCGAAGATCCTATGAAGAGGCGCTCGACAAAGGTTACAGTGCCGCTAGCATCAGTCAAACTGCCCAATCTCCAGAAGATTGGAAACTGGTAGAAAGCCAGTGGCAAGAGGCGATCAAGCTCCTAAAAACAGTGCCGGCTTCTAGCACTCAAAATAAACTAGCAAAAAGCAAAATAGCTGAGTATCAGAAAAATCTGGTCTCTGCTAAACAGCAAGCAGTTCGTGCCACAACCCGTTCTAAAACTGAATTTGCGGGGATTGAAGTCCCAATCATCCCTTCCACCTCAGAAGTGCCAATCATCCCTTCCACCTCAGATGTGGCTTCTCGCAGTAGCTCCAGCTATGGCTCATCTAAGGAGGGTGGCAGCCGTCCAGAGGTTATTCTGGCACCGATCAAACGTCGTGCCGGCGGGACGGCAGTGATAGAAGTTACCTTTAATGGCCGGCAAACTTTTGACATGATTGTCGATACGGGAGCTAGTGGCACAGTAATTACGTCAAAGATGGCTAGTGTCTTGGGAGTTCGTCCAGAAGGCTCGATGACAGCAGACACTCCCAGCGCCAAATCGGTGACATTTCCCATTGGCAGAGTCGATAGCATGGAAGTTGGGGGTGCCATTGTTAATAACGTGTCGGTGGCAATTGCATCACAGCTAGATATTGGCTTGCTGGGGCAAGACTTCTTTGGGGGTTACGACGTCACCTTTAGAGAAGATGTGGTGGAATTTCACAGCCGGTGACGGCGACAAACCGTGATTAAAAATTAAAAATCTGCCTTTTTAATTTTTAGTTTGTTACTTTTCAATTCATTGACTTAGCTTCTACAAGGAGTCAGATTTGCTATGCAAAAAATTAAATTCGGATTGATTTCTCTGGCTGGATTGCTGCTTTTCCAAACTGCCGGCATTGCTCAGGAATATGAAGGGTGTTTTCTGCGTGATCGTAGCGGCAATCTTATCAAATTGACGGATATGTGTCCGACTAGCTCCCAAGAGGAGGTTTCAGCAACCCTAGGAGCTTTTCAAGTCCCAATTAAACGTCGTGCTTCTGGGATTCCAGTGATAGATGTCGTCTTTAATGGCAATCAGACATTCGAGATGATGTTAGATACCGGAGCGAGTGGGACGGTGATCACGCCAAAAATGGCACAAGCGCTAGGAGTCAAACAGGATGGGACAGCACGAGTAGAGACTCCCAACGCTAAGGACGTTGAGTTTCCGATTGGGCGTGTGACTTCTATTAAAGCCGGCAATGCGATGATTAATAATGTTGTGGTCGCCATTTCACCCACCCTAGAAATTGGATTGCTCGGCCAAGATTTCTTTAGCAAATATGATGTGACCATTAAAAAAGAAGTCATTGAATTTAACCCGCAAACCGAAACGGCAAAACCTGCGCCTCCCAAATAATATTGGGCCTAAAGTTACCGAATTGCAGTGATGATTGCAGGGGCATAAGCTGTGCTTATGCCCCTACTTTATTTTTCTCAGGTTACGGGTTTAAATTTTTTCAGCCGGCTTCATGCTTCCGTTTTCAAGAATGTAACGAGCTGCTCTAGCTTTGACCAACCGGCACCGCTATGCAGAATATCTTTAGCGAGTGAAAGACCGGCTGCATGGTCTTCAAGGGGGATAACACCGGCAACTTGGAGGGCTAAAGCCGCATTTAAAGCCACTGCATCTTGTTGCGCCGGCGTTCCTTTGCCTTGCAAAACATTTTGCAGGATCTGGGCATTTTCTTGAACATCCCCGCCTCGCAGTTGATCCGTTCCTGCCGGTGTTAAACCCAACTCTTGGGGGTTTAAAGTGGCTACCCGTACCTTGCCGGCTGAAAGAATCGCCAAGTCTGTGATATCAGCCAAGCCGGCTTCATCAAGTTTCTCGCGTCCGTGCAACACAATTGCTGAGTGAGTGCCCAACTGTCCTAAAGCTTGGGCGATTGTTGCCACCAACTGAGAATCAAACACCCCAATTACTTGGCCGGTAGGGCGCAAAGGATTGACCAACGGCCCTAACAAATTAAACACCGTCCGCACGCCCAATGTTCGCCGCATGGGTGCCACAGCTTTCAGCGCTGGGTGCCAGCCAGGAGCAAACAGAAATGTAATCCCGACTTCATGGAGTGCGGCATACACCTTCTCACCGGCAGCGCTCAAATTCATTCCCAGCGCTTCCAGTACGTCAGCGGAACCCACCCGACTAGAGGCTGAGCGATTGCCATGTTTGGCCACCGGCACCCCGGCTGCTGCTGCCACAAAGGCAACCGCTGTGGAAATATTAAAGGTTGAGGCTCCATCTCCGCCGGTGCCACAGGTATCAATAACCGTGTTCAGGTCAGAATTTCCACTTGTGGATGAGGGTTGAGGGTTCGTTGCGTCTTGCCTGAGTGGAGAAGATTGAGATTGCAATACCTGAGCCATGCCAGCTAGCTCGTCAGCTGAGATGCCTTTGGCTTGAAGTGCTGCTAAAATTGCCCCCGATAGCACCGGCGGGATTTCTTCATTGAGCCATCCCAGCATCAGTCCGGCAGCTTGGTAGCGGGTGAGGGACTGGCGATCTAGCAGCTGTTGCAGCAAAGTGGGCCAACTGAGGGCTTCGCTGGGGGCGTCTGTTGCTGCCGGTGAAGCAGAATCAATCATAAAATTTACGCTTTAAGACGGAAGTCACAAATAGCTAGTTTTTTCCAGCTTATAACTTTATGTACTTTCTCTGGCGATCAGTCATTGAGTTTGAGAGAAGCTTAAGGCTTTAGGGTTGGGTTGGATAATTCACAACAGACAACTGAAAACTCCTGTGTTCGGGCTTGTACCGGCAACTGTGGTAGATTGGGTGCGCTCAAATCGTCGGGACTGAACCGGCTGTCAAAACAGGCGAAAGCTAGCAAAGCAGATTTTATGCCGGCAAGCGTGGTTATATTTACCTCGATTGACTCATTAAGGAGTTAAAACAGAATAGTTAGCGGCAAACTTGTTAAGCAGAGGTTAGTTTTTAAGTATTACTGCGAGCGTTACAAGCGTATCGCAGTAATTCGTACAGCTTTGCGTTTACTGACTTAATCAGGCTAGGGTCAATCAGAGATGGCCGATAAAAGCAAAAACTTAGGTGCATCCAGAAGAAATAGCATTGCCTTTGGCTATCTGGGAATTGCCGGCACTTTCCTGCTGGCGATTCAATTACTCTTCGGCGCGTACCAGATCAATCGGGGATTTAATCAGCAGGTGGCTGATTTAGAATCCAAAGTAGCCGGTCAAGGCAGATTCCTGGGTGTCGTTAGCCAAAATGCGCTTTCGAGTTCGGACTTTCTCACCCTGGAGTTGCTGATGCAACAAATTTCTCAGGATGGCGATATCATTTACGGCGTCGTTCTCAACTCCGAGAAACTTCCCATCACGCACTTCTTAAAGCGGGACAGCCCCACCATTTCCCAATCTATCGCAACGATCCAGACAGAGGGTGATATCCTCACTGCAATTAATCAAGCGCGTCAAGAACCGCTCATTCGTGAAGTTAGCATCCCGGTTGTCTCCCAAAAGCTATTGTTGGGAGAGATCCGACTAGGTTATTCAGTGGCCAACGTTCAAAAACGACTTTACAAATCGGCAATTGTGACTGTCGTCGATTCAATTTTGGTCAGTATTGGTGTGGCGATGCTGACGGTTGTCCTGTTTAACCGACAGATCCGTAAACCGCTTCAAGACTTGGCAAATTTAGCGCAAGCACTCGCTGCCGGTGAGTTGCATCAACGCGCTGTAGGCAGCTCTAAAGACGAAGTTGGCCAGCTTAAGGCCGCTTTTAACAGCATGGCTACTCAATTGCAACAAACGCTTTTAAGTCTGGAACAGCGCGTCACAGAACACCAGCATATGCAAGAGGCGCTGCAACAAAGTTACAACCTTTTGCAAGTTGTGATTGAAGGCACAACGGATGCGATTTATGTGAAAAATCTTGAGGGTCGCTATGTGTTGATTAACTCAGCAGGTGCCAGTGTTTTAGGAAAGCCAAGGGAAGAAATTCTCGGCAAGGATGACACTGAGTTGCTCTCGCCGGAAACCGCCCGTCAAATTATGACAACCGACCGCAAAATTATGCTGAGGGGCGAAACTCAAATTGTTGAGGAAGTTGTCACCGTGATGGGCGATTGGCAGCGAGGAATTAGGGCTGATAAAATGCCCATTCCTCGGATTTACTTAACGACTAAAGATGTTTACCACGACCCCCAAGGCACTGTGATTGGTTTGATTTGCGTGGCCCGGGATATTACGGATCGCAAACAATCTGAAGAAGCTTTGCAGCTATCGGAAGCACAAATGAGAGAGCAAGCGTTGCAATTAGAAAAAGCTCTGCAAGAAGTGCGACGCACCCAAGCTCAGTTGGTTCAAAGCGAAAAAATGTCTTCTCTGGGGCAGTTGGTTGCCGGTGTGGCGCATGAAATTAACAATCCGGTTAATTTTATTTACGGAAACTTGGAATACACAGAAGCTTATCTTGAAGAGTTACAGAAGCTATTGCATCTTTATCAAAAACACTATCCTCATCCACATATAGAAATTCAGGAAGAAATAGAAACCATTGATTGGGAGTTTATGGAAGAAGACCTTCCTAAAATTTTGGGTTCTATGAAAAAAGGTGCTGAGCGAATTCGCCAGTTGGTTTTATCCCTGCGGAATTTTTCTCGCCTGGATGAAGCACAGGCGAAGTCAGTTGATCTGCACCAAGGAATTGACAGCACGCTGGTTATTTTGAATAATCGGCTTAAAGACAATGTTGAAGTG encodes the following:
- the lnt gene encoding apolipoprotein N-acyltransferase yields the protein MRSLLKTWLPLTIALISGILMGLTPAPVGAWFLGWVALAPLWLLVVQESKQLKEKKEKKFLLFSALLWGIGYHGVALFWITGVHPMTWMGVPWLASLAIAFFCWVFITLCGAVLVAIWATCFFWINRKFKVSTFVRVLTGTALWCVLETIWSAGSLWWSSLSYTQSPHNLAILHLAQLAGPSAVTAALVAVNGLIAEAWMKAKNHQIKGIKANILVYLLPISLCLFLHLLGFFLYSRPLAQPPVDALKVGIIQGNIPNTIKLYQEGWLRAIEGYTTGYRTLADQGVDAILTPETALPVHWSESNWIRDAFYQAILDKNVPAWVGAFGEKGRSYTNSLFTVTGTGETFSRYDKIKLVPLGEFIPFEEFLGRLIDRLSPLDAHLAAGLSNQVFDTPFGRAIVGICYESAFSSHFQRQAALGGQFILTASNNAHYSPSMPAQHHAQDVMRAIETDRWAVRATNTGYSGIVDPHGKTVWLSGINTYEVHAATIYRRRTQTLYVQWGDWLTPALLALIAIASFFDFRTRMSAGS
- a CDS encoding retropepsin-like aspartic protease family protein produces the protein MVKFSRFGVAQIFLAAALAVIGVGCNDGEPSSSSNTNTAQSTPAPAPSAAPASPKPAAKPAQKPVNPPLSDGAARRSYEEALDKGYSAASISQTAQSPEDWKLVESQWQEAIKLLKTVPASSTQNKLAKSKIAEYQKNLVSAKQQAVRATTRSKTEFAGIEVPIIPSTSEVPIIPSTSDVASRSSSSYGSSKEGGSRPEVILAPIKRRAGGTAVIEVTFNGRQTFDMIVDTGASGTVITSKMASVLGVRPEGSMTADTPSAKSVTFPIGRVDSMEVGGAIVNNVSVAIASQLDIGLLGQDFFGGYDVTFREDVVEFHSR
- a CDS encoding retropepsin-like aspartic protease family protein; the protein is MQKIKFGLISLAGLLLFQTAGIAQEYEGCFLRDRSGNLIKLTDMCPTSSQEEVSATLGAFQVPIKRRASGIPVIDVVFNGNQTFEMMLDTGASGTVITPKMAQALGVKQDGTARVETPNAKDVEFPIGRVTSIKAGNAMINNVVVAISPTLEIGLLGQDFFSKYDVTIKKEVIEFNPQTETAKPAPPK
- the trpD gene encoding anthranilate phosphoribosyltransferase, translated to MIDSASPAATDAPSEALSWPTLLQQLLDRQSLTRYQAAGLMLGWLNEEIPPVLSGAILAALQAKGISADELAGMAQVLQSQSSPLRQDATNPQPSSTSGNSDLNTVIDTCGTGGDGASTFNISTAVAFVAAAAGVPVAKHGNRSASSRVGSADVLEALGMNLSAAGEKVYAALHEVGITFLFAPGWHPALKAVAPMRRTLGVRTVFNLLGPLVNPLRPTGQVIGVFDSQLVATIAQALGQLGTHSAIVLHGREKLDEAGLADITDLAILSAGKVRVATLNPQELGLTPAGTDQLRGGDVQENAQILQNVLQGKGTPAQQDAVALNAALALQVAGVIPLEDHAAGLSLAKDILHSGAGWSKLEQLVTFLKTEA
- a CDS encoding ATP-binding protein, which translates into the protein MADKSKNLGASRRNSIAFGYLGIAGTFLLAIQLLFGAYQINRGFNQQVADLESKVAGQGRFLGVVSQNALSSSDFLTLELLMQQISQDGDIIYGVVLNSEKLPITHFLKRDSPTISQSIATIQTEGDILTAINQARQEPLIREVSIPVVSQKLLLGEIRLGYSVANVQKRLYKSAIVTVVDSILVSIGVAMLTVVLFNRQIRKPLQDLANLAQALAAGELHQRAVGSSKDEVGQLKAAFNSMATQLQQTLLSLEQRVTEHQHMQEALQQSYNLLQVVIEGTTDAIYVKNLEGRYVLINSAGASVLGKPREEILGKDDTELLSPETARQIMTTDRKIMLRGETQIVEEVVTVMGDWQRGIRADKMPIPRIYLTTKDVYHDPQGTVIGLICVARDITDRKQSEEALQLSEAQMREQALQLEKALQEVRRTQAQLVQSEKMSSLGQLVAGVAHEINNPVNFIYGNLEYTEAYLEELQKLLHLYQKHYPHPHIEIQEEIETIDWEFMEEDLPKILGSMKKGAERIRQLVLSLRNFSRLDEAQAKSVDLHQGIDSTLVILNNRLKDNVEVIKHYGQLPPVQCYPAPLNQVFMNIINNAVDALENQDSPKKIAIHTELIKHKTMSPRSEEKLAVIKSESSVLIRIADNGPGISPTIQDKIFDPFFTTKPVGQGTGLGLSICHQIIDKHGGEISVNSQVGKGTEFVIILPLQQKRTASLSL